The proteins below come from a single Drosophila suzukii chromosome X, CBGP_Dsuzu_IsoJpt1.0, whole genome shotgun sequence genomic window:
- the LOC108021787 gene encoding serine/arginine repetitive matrix protein 1 isoform X2: MSDINDDLLNYELGDDIDDQALLGADEDELLLSDEELEKDVTSEVKQQMRAEAEEWAQEQIRQHERKHKEQLQAGAAAAAVAVTATAAATASGVQRAEVAPARTYPEPTIPVPAPVHTPAAAAAAVASPAAVNPPSGTVEKQPKEIHAVAAEPADDLVAVTQKEPPVQQANEVAPPADCAELEARPNNGNGEEAAENAGSQSESELGLGLSSLLASSQESLPSAVSSASLISELPDPREDDEEREERTNYKTASERADSSMRQQLEHAHMSPYQHQQRRHHGHGDKPRVGGGGRFMHGQQQQQNQMGKPPRGIGTRHHLLRNPSPMFGVQQQRMGMAGMQPPPQRYGMPGQYPPTQPPNQSSQQAPTNTQQPHSAPASPLHTPTHSHMMHHSHNPNGGVPPHLLTHPHEQVRVGLLQPPPLAYAPNPGGYRNGALLGPGPGPGPHQQHQSPHQQQTGMRPPLYRNAPPSYGYDQGHPPQHPPQFMRPHNGWRPQGDNSRMQRPPLQTLPLHMMPGAPPNYANGMGMRGPPPQQSPQQQQQQPAPQQSGHPSQQPGNPGQPQPQPNGPPQQQQQGSSSVPRVSKVLINPNFKGGVEAATNKFIKETHFMPAINSEAELLRQQEEFINKNRQYFEKRRMERSPPSAGSNSGAVASGQAGERRRTRSRSRSRGRSYSPVKRMERERDRERERERDRERERDRERDRERYGANRPPGPRGGFRRASSRDRDENRGSASAASAQGAGGVPASGAAPPKRRRSGSAGSGAVRNPFSGEPRGRPSESGSRSMPSDEDEETRNYRLEIEKQKQLREKIMRDKELKRRRAAEEKLHEEKRAEQHSSPARDDQEVAAGQGSAVSTAGAPKHRPAQPAGERKVISLKRRDDQEAASVRNRQAPSQSQSNAQPTQGQQQPVRKQLTAAKIAPEAKRSITEHLAPSSKQHHHHQQQQQQVTAAVPARALGGAAGAAAGGTPPKPRDMLRLGTPSDDEVELDYDVDDLLLDEEDRLLATPSPPPQQKASSKRSATPELLVVKRNHKVMRGGGGSSGSTSATSFSSGQRRVVLKPTSNGSSSSGGDQQQSSHGGRQRERRQREEHNALQRKSSAGGGGGSSSSSGTGGGIFDRLEKRQGASSGGGSSGGGGGGSSHKQRSKAPARIVLKHD, translated from the exons ATGTCGGACATTAA CGATGACCTGCTCAACTACGAGCTAGGCGACGACATCGATGACCAGGCCTTGCTCGGCGCCGACGAGGATGAGTTGCTACTCTCGGACGAAG AGCTCGAAAAGGATGTCACCAGCGAGGTGAAGCAGCAGATGCGCGCCGAGGCCGAGGAATGGGCCCAGGAGCAGATTCGCCAGCACGAGCGCAAGCACAAGGAGCAATTGCaggcaggagcagcagcagccgctgTGGCAGTCACAGCTACAGCTGCAGCCACAGCTTCGGGAGTCCAGAGAGCAGAGGTGGCGCCGGCAAGGACTTACCCAGAGCCCACGATCCCAGTTCCTGCCCCAGTTCAtactcctgctgctgctgctgctgctgttgcctCACCGGCGGCAGTTAACCCGCCCAGCGGCACAGTAGAGAAACAACCTAAGGAAATCCACGCTGTGGCAGCAGAGCCAGCGGATGACTTGGTGGCAGTCACTCAGAAGGAACCGCCAGTGCAGCAAGCCAACGAAGTGGCTCCACCCGCTGATTGCGCCGAGTTGGAAGCTCGCCCCAACAATGGCAACGGCGAAGAGGCGGCAGAGAATGCAGGCAGCCAGAGCGAAAGTGAGCTAGGACTTGGCCTCAGTTCGCTACTGGCCTCCTCCCAGGAGAGCCTGCCCAGTGCCGTCAGCTCAGCCTCACTGATTTCAGAGCTGCCCGATCCGCGCGAGGACGACGAAGAGCGCGAGGAGCGCACCAATTACAAGACGGCCAGCGAGCGGGCCGACAGCAGTATGAGACAACAACTGGAACACGCACACATGTCGCCCTACCAGCATCAGCAGCGGCGACACCACGGCCATGGAG ACAAACCTCGTGTCGGCGGCGGTGGACGTTTTATGCatggccagcagcagcagcagaatcAAATGGGCAAGCCGCCGCGCGGTATCGGAACTCGCCACCACCTGCTACGTAACCCCTCGCCAATGTTTGGCGTTCAGCAGCAACGCATGGGCATGGCCGGAATGCAGCCGCCGCCACAGCGATATGGCATGCCGG GCCAGTACCCGCCAACTCAGCCACCCAACCAGTCATCACAACAAGCACCGACCAACACACAACAGCCACACAGCGCTCCCGCCTCTCCCCTCCACACTCCCACGCATTCGCACATGATGCACCACAGTCACAATCCGAACGGTGGCGTCCCGCCCCACCTGCTGACGCATCCGCACGAGCAGGTGCGTGTGGGTTTGCTGCAGCCACCGCCGCTGGCGTATGCCCCTAATCCCGGTGGCTATCGCAATGGAGCGCTTCTGGGTCCGGGACCGGGGCCTGGACCGCACCAACAGCACCAGTCGCCACACCAGCAGCAGACGGGCATGCGTCCGCCGCTGTACCGTAACGCCCCGCCCTCGTATGGCTACGATCAGGGCCATCCGCCCCAGCATCCGCCGCAGTTTATGCGGCCGCACAACGGCTGGCGGCCGCAGGGCGACAATTCGCGCATGCAGCGGCCCCCTCTCCAGACTCTGCCGCTGCACATGATGCCCGGCGCCCCGCCAAACTACGCCAACGGCATGGGAATGCGAGGTCCGCCGCCCCAGCAgtcaccgcagcagcagcagcaacagccagCACCGCAGCAATCGGGGCATCCTTCGCAGCAGCCGGGTAATCCTGGACAGCCGCAGCCGCAGCCAAATGgaccaccacagcagcagcagcagggtTCTTCATCGGTTCCACGCGTGAGCAAGGTGCTCATCAATCCGAATTTCAAGGGCGGCGTTGAGGCGGCCACCAACAAGTTCATTAAGGAGACCCACTTTATGCCCGCCATCAACAGCGAGGCTGAGTTGCTGCGCCAGCAGGAAGAGTTCATCAACAAGAATCGGCAGTACTTTGAGAAGCGACGCATGGAACGTTCGCCCCCGTCGGCAGGTTCCAACTCGGGAGCCGTCGCCTCTGGCCAGGCAGGCGAGCGCAGACGCACACGCAGCCGCAGTCGCTCCCGGGGCCGCAGCTACTCACCGGTGAAGCGCATGGAAAGGGAACGCGATCGAGAGCGGGAGCGTGAAAGGGATCGGGAGAGGGAGCGGGATCGGGAGCGAGATCGTGAAAGATATGGCGCCAATCGGCCGCCAGGACCCCGAGGAGGATTCCGACGAGCATCCAGCCGGGATCGAGACGAGAATCGTGGCAGTGCGAGCGCAGCCAGTGCCCAAGGAGCGGGCGGAGTGCCAGCCAGCGGAGCGGCACCTCCCAAGCGACGGAGAAGTGGCTCAGCCGGGTCAGGCGCCGTACGCAATCCCTTCTCCGGCGAGCCACGCGGTCGACCCTCTGAATCAGGCAGCCGCAGTATG CCCAGCGACGAGGACGAAGAGACCCGCAACTACCGCCTGGAGATCGAGAAGCAGAAGCAATTGCGCGAGAAGATTATGCGCGACAAGGAGCTGAAGCGTCGGCGTGCGGCTGAGGAGAAACTACACGAG GAGAAACGCGCCGAACAGCACAGTTCGCCAGCTCGCGACGACCAGGAGGTGGCCGCGGGACAAGGATCTGCAGTGTCGACAGCTGGAGCGCCAAAGCATCGGCCTGCCCAGCCAGCAGGCGAACGCAAGGTTATCTCGCTGAAGCGTCGCGATGACCAGGAAGCGGCCAGCGTGCGCAACAGGCAGGCACCATCGCAGTCGCAGTCCAATGCCCAGCCAACCCAAGGCCAGCAGCAGCCGGTGCGCAAGCAATTAACAGCAGCAAAGATAGCGCCAGAGGCGAAGCGCAGCATAACCGAGCACCTGGCTCCGTCATCCAagcagcatcatcatcatcagcagcaacagcagcaggtgACTGCAGCTGTGCCGGCGAGAGCGTTGGGAGGAGCGGCGGGAGCTGCGGCTGGCGGCACTCCACCGAAACCGCGGGATATGCTGCGCCTGGGCACGCCCAGCGACGATGAGGTGGAGCTGGACTACGATGTCGATGACCTGCTGCTGGACGAGGAGGATCGTTTGTTGGCCACCCCATCGCCGCCGCCGCAGCAGAAGGCAAGCAGCAAGCGATCGGCCACGCCGGAGTTGTTGGTGGTCAAGCGGAATCACAAGGTAATgcgcggcggcggcggcagcagcggcTCAACGTCGGCGACCAGCTTTAGCTCCGGCCAGCGGCGGGTGGTGCTGAAGCCCACCAGCaatggcagcagcagcagcggtgGAGATCAACAGCAGTCTTCGCATGGCGGCAGGCAGCGTGAGAGGAGGCAGCGCGAGGAGCACAACGCATTGCAGCGGAAAAGTAGCGCAGGAGGTGGAggaggcagcagcagcagttcgGGAACTGGAGGAGGCATCTTCGATCGGCTGGAGAAGCGCCAGGGAGCGTCCTCGGGAGGTGGAAGCAGCGGTGGAGGCGGCGGCGGGAGC
- the sofe gene encoding protein regulator of cytokinesis 1, with amino-acid sequence MIFTEHKAKILAMTVEHVDDLHQLWSRMFEPQTCEDCLIRLMDHASSFYKDLLKESREKEQGINSEIDGLQKEAATLMRLLHKSVDVGERPDDMPLVIWQLKLDKTIEHLREELVERRTEINKLLDQQEQLCEELGELPFPLASDLPDELDAFRSHLQQLRDLKELRLKQMDLMRKNIRHNMKTLEIYAHTDTEKRLLSPECHDIRPQFYELLQDMQTEYAVQVSELHERIDEMRAKIELLWQRLKLTDEYAMGRVRKSTSYDQRTFDILREELERCQALRRQNLKTFIEQLRVEIHEWWNFTLKSPQERRRFTGYYCDNPSEEVLELHEMELDHLKEFYNSNRKIFELYANRALLWSRLEALEAKANDPNRFNNRGGQLLKEEKERKALASRLPKIDQQITELVTAYMSHNNTPFLVNGVDILESMSADWEQHRQSKKQPSAQKKDVVVNTTSKMKPPVVPLTPNTLKGNRGKHGSSSSLKKTPSKVNASTAAKSTGNLQKRRHPNEGRNNPQPAAAAKRNLIISLECVSSEPVLGVNGQTSAAAKSTENVQKRRHPNDSKNMVAAVPNRNLITSVECINSGPGLGVNGQKLLKSPLKKVRVLEYSVRRGKTAGRPSIGSKNHPRNRPIPQLRVQPPSGEENEDDDDYGDEKENEDSGDF; translated from the coding sequence ATGATTTTCACCGAGCACAAGGCGAAGATCCTGGCGATGACGGTCGAGCATGTGGACGACCTGCACCAGCTTTGGTCCCGCATGTTCGAGCCGCAAACCTGCGAGGATTGCCTCATCCGTTTGATGGATCACGCGAGCAGCTTCTACAAGGATCTCCTCAAGGAATCGCGCGAGAAGGAGCAGGGCATCAACAGCGAGATAGACGGACTGCAAAAGGAGGCCGCCACTCTGATGCGGCTGCTCCACAAGTCGGTGGACGTGGGCGAGCGTCCGGACGACATGCCGCTGGTCATCTGGCAACTGAAGCTGGACAAGACAATCGAGCATCTGCGTGAGGAGCTGGTCGAGCGAAGGACTGAGATTAATAAGCTGCTTGACCAGCAGGAACAGCTCTGCGAGGAGCTGGGCGAACTGCCATTTCCACTGGCAAGCGACTTGCCCGACGAGCTGGACGCCTTTCGGTCTCACCTGCAGCAGCTGCGCGATCTGAAAGAGCTGCGCCTCAAGCAGATGGACCTGATGCGCAAGAACATCAGACACAACATGAAAACACTCGAAATTTATGCCCATACGGACACCGAAAAGCGACTTCTTAGCCCGGAGTGTCATGATATCAGACCCCAATTTTATGAACTGCTGCAAGACATGCAAACAGAGTACGCCGTGCAGGTGTCGGAGCTGCACGAGCGCATCGACGAGATGCGCGCAAAGATCGAACTCCTCTGGCAGCGACTTAAGCTGACGGACGAATATGCCATGGGTCGCGTGCGCAAATCCACGTCCTACGACCAGCGCACCTTCGACATCCTGCGTGAGGAGCTGGAACGCTGCCAGGCACTGCGGCGCCAGAACCTCAAGACCTTCATCGAGCAGCTACGCGTCGAGATCCATGAGTGGTGGAATTTCACGCTCAAGAGCCCACAGGAGCGCAGGCGCTTCACCGGCTACTACTGTGATAACCCTAGCGAAGAAGTTCTAGAGCTGCACGAAATGGAGTTGGACCACCTTAAGGAGTTCTACAACAGTAACAGGAAAATCTTCGAACTGTATGCCAATCGTGCGCTGCTTTGGTCACGCCTGGAGGCACTGGAGGCCAAGGCCAACGATCCGAATCGCTTCAACAATCGTGGCGGACAACTGCTCAAGGAGGAGAAGGAACGCAAGGCCTTGGCGTCCCGACTGCCCAAAATCGATCAGCAAATCACAGAGCTAGTGACGGCCTACATGAGCCACAACAACACGCCGTTCCTGGTGAACGGTGTGGATATACTGGAGAGCATGTCGGCGGACTGGGAGCAGCACCGTCAGTCGAAGAAGCAACCGTCTGCCCAAAAAAAAGACGTAGTGGTTAACACGACCAGCAAAATGAAGCCGCCAGTAGTGCCTCTTACGCCAAATACACTGAAAGGCAACCGGGGCAAACACGGATCCTCGTCATCATTGAAGAAGACCCCGTCCAAGGTGAACGCCAGCACCGCCGCCAAGAGCACGGGGAATCTGCAGAAGAGGCGGCATCCCAACGAAGGCAGAAACAATCCTCAGCCGGCGGCAGCGGCCAAGCGAAATCTAATAATCTCACTGGAGTGCGTCAGTTCGGAGCCAGTGCTGGGAGTGAATGGCCAGACGAGCGCTGCCGCCAAGAGCACAGAGAATGTGCAGAAGAGGCGCCATCCCAACGACAGCAAGAATATGGTGGCGGCAGTGCCCAATCGAAATCTAATAACCTCGGTGGAGTGCATCAATTCGGGGCCAGGCCTAGGAGTGAATGGCCAGAAGCTGCTGAAGTCGCCACTGAAGAAGGTGCGAGTGCTGGAGTACTCGGTGCGCCGCGGGAAGACCGCGGGCAGGCCCAGCATTGGCAGCAAGAACCACCCGAGGAATCGTCCGATCCCCCAGCTCCGTGTGCAACCTCCTTccggcgaggagaacgaggATGACGACGATTACGGGGACGAGAAAGAGAACGAGGACAGCGGAGACTTCTAG
- the LOC108021787 gene encoding RNA-binding protein 33 isoform X1, whose amino-acid sequence MSDINDDLLNYELGDDIDDQALLGADEDELLLSDEELEKDVTSEVKQQMRAEAEEWAQEQIRQHERKHKEQLQAGAAAAAVAVTATAAATASGVQRAEVAPARTYPEPTIPVPAPVHTPAAAAAAVASPAAVNPPSGTVEKQPKEIHAVAAEPADDLVAVTQKEPPVQQANEVAPPADCAELEARPNNGNGEEAAENAGSQSESELGLGLSSLLASSQESLPSAVSSASLISELPDPREDDEEREERTNYKTASERADSSMRQQLEHAHMSPYQHQQRRHHGHGDKPRVGGGGRFMHGQQQQQNQMGKPPRGIGTRHHLLRNPSPMFGVQQQRMGMAGMQPPPQRYGMPGNAPQPQHLALMSTPVGAASSAACLLPLTVPVSPLTLSIPQAHPSHQAHQQQQQTLNNPTFIPIPGQYPPTQPPNQSSQQAPTNTQQPHSAPASPLHTPTHSHMMHHSHNPNGGVPPHLLTHPHEQVRVGLLQPPPLAYAPNPGGYRNGALLGPGPGPGPHQQHQSPHQQQTGMRPPLYRNAPPSYGYDQGHPPQHPPQFMRPHNGWRPQGDNSRMQRPPLQTLPLHMMPGAPPNYANGMGMRGPPPQQSPQQQQQQPAPQQSGHPSQQPGNPGQPQPQPNGPPQQQQQGSSSVPRVSKVLINPNFKGGVEAATNKFIKETHFMPAINSEAELLRQQEEFINKNRQYFEKRRMERSPPSAGSNSGAVASGQAGERRRTRSRSRSRGRSYSPVKRMERERDRERERERDRERERDRERDRERYGANRPPGPRGGFRRASSRDRDENRGSASAASAQGAGGVPASGAAPPKRRRSGSAGSGAVRNPFSGEPRGRPSESGSRSMPSDEDEETRNYRLEIEKQKQLREKIMRDKELKRRRAAEEKLHEEKRAEQHSSPARDDQEVAAGQGSAVSTAGAPKHRPAQPAGERKVISLKRRDDQEAASVRNRQAPSQSQSNAQPTQGQQQPVRKQLTAAKIAPEAKRSITEHLAPSSKQHHHHQQQQQQVTAAVPARALGGAAGAAAGGTPPKPRDMLRLGTPSDDEVELDYDVDDLLLDEEDRLLATPSPPPQQKASSKRSATPELLVVKRNHKVMRGGGGSSGSTSATSFSSGQRRVVLKPTSNGSSSSGGDQQQSSHGGRQRERRQREEHNALQRKSSAGGGGGSSSSSGTGGGIFDRLEKRQGASSGGGSSGGGGGGSSHKQRSKAPARIVLKHD is encoded by the exons ATGTCGGACATTAA CGATGACCTGCTCAACTACGAGCTAGGCGACGACATCGATGACCAGGCCTTGCTCGGCGCCGACGAGGATGAGTTGCTACTCTCGGACGAAG AGCTCGAAAAGGATGTCACCAGCGAGGTGAAGCAGCAGATGCGCGCCGAGGCCGAGGAATGGGCCCAGGAGCAGATTCGCCAGCACGAGCGCAAGCACAAGGAGCAATTGCaggcaggagcagcagcagccgctgTGGCAGTCACAGCTACAGCTGCAGCCACAGCTTCGGGAGTCCAGAGAGCAGAGGTGGCGCCGGCAAGGACTTACCCAGAGCCCACGATCCCAGTTCCTGCCCCAGTTCAtactcctgctgctgctgctgctgctgttgcctCACCGGCGGCAGTTAACCCGCCCAGCGGCACAGTAGAGAAACAACCTAAGGAAATCCACGCTGTGGCAGCAGAGCCAGCGGATGACTTGGTGGCAGTCACTCAGAAGGAACCGCCAGTGCAGCAAGCCAACGAAGTGGCTCCACCCGCTGATTGCGCCGAGTTGGAAGCTCGCCCCAACAATGGCAACGGCGAAGAGGCGGCAGAGAATGCAGGCAGCCAGAGCGAAAGTGAGCTAGGACTTGGCCTCAGTTCGCTACTGGCCTCCTCCCAGGAGAGCCTGCCCAGTGCCGTCAGCTCAGCCTCACTGATTTCAGAGCTGCCCGATCCGCGCGAGGACGACGAAGAGCGCGAGGAGCGCACCAATTACAAGACGGCCAGCGAGCGGGCCGACAGCAGTATGAGACAACAACTGGAACACGCACACATGTCGCCCTACCAGCATCAGCAGCGGCGACACCACGGCCATGGAG ACAAACCTCGTGTCGGCGGCGGTGGACGTTTTATGCatggccagcagcagcagcagaatcAAATGGGCAAGCCGCCGCGCGGTATCGGAACTCGCCACCACCTGCTACGTAACCCCTCGCCAATGTTTGGCGTTCAGCAGCAACGCATGGGCATGGCCGGAATGCAGCCGCCGCCACAGCGATATGGCATGCCGGGTAATGCTCCACAACCACAGCACCTGGCTCTGATGAGCACGCCAGTGGGTGCTGCTTCCTCCGCCGCCTGCCTCCTCCCACTAACCGTTCCCGTCTCCCCACTCACCCTGTCAATACCACAAGCCCATCCAAGTCATCAAGCccatcagcagcaacagcaaacaCTGAACAATCCGACATTCATTCCAATTCCAGGCCAGTACCCGCCAACTCAGCCACCCAACCAGTCATCACAACAAGCACCGACCAACACACAACAGCCACACAGCGCTCCCGCCTCTCCCCTCCACACTCCCACGCATTCGCACATGATGCACCACAGTCACAATCCGAACGGTGGCGTCCCGCCCCACCTGCTGACGCATCCGCACGAGCAGGTGCGTGTGGGTTTGCTGCAGCCACCGCCGCTGGCGTATGCCCCTAATCCCGGTGGCTATCGCAATGGAGCGCTTCTGGGTCCGGGACCGGGGCCTGGACCGCACCAACAGCACCAGTCGCCACACCAGCAGCAGACGGGCATGCGTCCGCCGCTGTACCGTAACGCCCCGCCCTCGTATGGCTACGATCAGGGCCATCCGCCCCAGCATCCGCCGCAGTTTATGCGGCCGCACAACGGCTGGCGGCCGCAGGGCGACAATTCGCGCATGCAGCGGCCCCCTCTCCAGACTCTGCCGCTGCACATGATGCCCGGCGCCCCGCCAAACTACGCCAACGGCATGGGAATGCGAGGTCCGCCGCCCCAGCAgtcaccgcagcagcagcagcaacagccagCACCGCAGCAATCGGGGCATCCTTCGCAGCAGCCGGGTAATCCTGGACAGCCGCAGCCGCAGCCAAATGgaccaccacagcagcagcagcagggtTCTTCATCGGTTCCACGCGTGAGCAAGGTGCTCATCAATCCGAATTTCAAGGGCGGCGTTGAGGCGGCCACCAACAAGTTCATTAAGGAGACCCACTTTATGCCCGCCATCAACAGCGAGGCTGAGTTGCTGCGCCAGCAGGAAGAGTTCATCAACAAGAATCGGCAGTACTTTGAGAAGCGACGCATGGAACGTTCGCCCCCGTCGGCAGGTTCCAACTCGGGAGCCGTCGCCTCTGGCCAGGCAGGCGAGCGCAGACGCACACGCAGCCGCAGTCGCTCCCGGGGCCGCAGCTACTCACCGGTGAAGCGCATGGAAAGGGAACGCGATCGAGAGCGGGAGCGTGAAAGGGATCGGGAGAGGGAGCGGGATCGGGAGCGAGATCGTGAAAGATATGGCGCCAATCGGCCGCCAGGACCCCGAGGAGGATTCCGACGAGCATCCAGCCGGGATCGAGACGAGAATCGTGGCAGTGCGAGCGCAGCCAGTGCCCAAGGAGCGGGCGGAGTGCCAGCCAGCGGAGCGGCACCTCCCAAGCGACGGAGAAGTGGCTCAGCCGGGTCAGGCGCCGTACGCAATCCCTTCTCCGGCGAGCCACGCGGTCGACCCTCTGAATCAGGCAGCCGCAGTATG CCCAGCGACGAGGACGAAGAGACCCGCAACTACCGCCTGGAGATCGAGAAGCAGAAGCAATTGCGCGAGAAGATTATGCGCGACAAGGAGCTGAAGCGTCGGCGTGCGGCTGAGGAGAAACTACACGAG GAGAAACGCGCCGAACAGCACAGTTCGCCAGCTCGCGACGACCAGGAGGTGGCCGCGGGACAAGGATCTGCAGTGTCGACAGCTGGAGCGCCAAAGCATCGGCCTGCCCAGCCAGCAGGCGAACGCAAGGTTATCTCGCTGAAGCGTCGCGATGACCAGGAAGCGGCCAGCGTGCGCAACAGGCAGGCACCATCGCAGTCGCAGTCCAATGCCCAGCCAACCCAAGGCCAGCAGCAGCCGGTGCGCAAGCAATTAACAGCAGCAAAGATAGCGCCAGAGGCGAAGCGCAGCATAACCGAGCACCTGGCTCCGTCATCCAagcagcatcatcatcatcagcagcaacagcagcaggtgACTGCAGCTGTGCCGGCGAGAGCGTTGGGAGGAGCGGCGGGAGCTGCGGCTGGCGGCACTCCACCGAAACCGCGGGATATGCTGCGCCTGGGCACGCCCAGCGACGATGAGGTGGAGCTGGACTACGATGTCGATGACCTGCTGCTGGACGAGGAGGATCGTTTGTTGGCCACCCCATCGCCGCCGCCGCAGCAGAAGGCAAGCAGCAAGCGATCGGCCACGCCGGAGTTGTTGGTGGTCAAGCGGAATCACAAGGTAATgcgcggcggcggcggcagcagcggcTCAACGTCGGCGACCAGCTTTAGCTCCGGCCAGCGGCGGGTGGTGCTGAAGCCCACCAGCaatggcagcagcagcagcggtgGAGATCAACAGCAGTCTTCGCATGGCGGCAGGCAGCGTGAGAGGAGGCAGCGCGAGGAGCACAACGCATTGCAGCGGAAAAGTAGCGCAGGAGGTGGAggaggcagcagcagcagttcgGGAACTGGAGGAGGCATCTTCGATCGGCTGGAGAAGCGCCAGGGAGCGTCCTCGGGAGGTGGAAGCAGCGGTGGAGGCGGCGGCGGGAGC